One genomic region from Bos indicus isolate NIAB-ARS_2022 breed Sahiwal x Tharparkar chromosome 17, NIAB-ARS_B.indTharparkar_mat_pri_1.0, whole genome shotgun sequence encodes:
- the MTMR3 gene encoding phosphatidylinositol-3,5-bisphosphate 3-phosphatase MTMR3 isoform X12 encodes MGFDMNNAWRISNINEKYRLCGSYPQELIVPAWITDKELESVAGFRSWKRIPAVVYRHQSNGAVIARCGQPEVSWWGWRNADDEHLVQSVAKACASDSRSGGSKPSARNSPRDFPCAGDLSDVEFDSSLSNASGAESLAIQPQKLLILDARSYAAAVANRAKGGGCECPEYYPNCEVVFMGMANIHSIRRSFQSLRLLCTQMPDPGNWLSALESTKWLHHLSVLLKSALLVVHAVDRDQRPVLAHCSDGWDRTPQIVALAKLLLDPYYRTIEGFQVLVEMEWLDFGHKFADRCGHGENSDDLNERCPVFLQWLDCVHQLQRQFPCSFEFNEAFLVKLVQHTYSCLFGTFLCNNAKERGEKHTQERTCSVWSLLRAGNKAFKNLLYSSQSEAVLYPVCHVRNLMLWSAVYLPCPSPSTPVDDSCAPYPAPGCSPDDPPLSRLPKTRSFDNLTTACDNTVPLASRRSSDPSLNEKWQEHRRSLELSTLAGPGEEPVEPDSLGKPTKVLGGAELSVAAGVAEGQMENILQEATKEESGVEEPAHRGVQEVKEEALLEEGSRGKSPEGSAHELDQQPEVGEASLRSHPGTSLSGLSQGVPEQGGHSVLPSSLQEPPREEGSQEVPMEPSQIGATAEDREEAVLPVSADVAVDSGTSQSSSLPSQVSFETRGPNMDGSVDMLMEDKVKSDSGPQGHHRPGPVHSGWLGGKDVLPPAVEPRPAERPQLGPVVHRTSPGSARSPAHSPSALPLAECKEGLVCNGAPETENKASEQPPGLSTLQKYPTPNGHCANGETGRSKDSLSRQLSATSCSSAHVHTRSLHPKWLHGHSGRPSAAGSPEQPSRSHLDDDGMPVYTDTIQQRLRQIESGHQQEVETLKKQVQELRSRLESQYLTSSLRFNGDFGDEVTSIPDSESNLDQNCLSRCSTEIFSEASWEQVDKQDTEMTRWLPDHLAAHCYACDSAFWLASRKHHCRDTDRVDQTWNCGNVFCSSCCNQKVPVPSQQLFEPSRVCKSCYSSLHPTSSSIDLELDKPIAATSN; translated from the exons ATGGGTTTTGATATGAACAACGCCTGGAGGATCTCTAACATCAATGAGAAGTACAG GCTGTGTGGGAGCTATCCACAGGAGCTCATAGTGCCTGCCTGGATCACTGACAAAGAACTGGAAAGTGTTGCAGGCTTCCGGTCCTGGAAGCGCATCCCCGCTGTCGTCTACAG GCACCAGAGCAACGGAGCCGTCATTGCCCGCTGCGGACAGCCAGAGGTCAGCTGGTGGGGCTGGAGGAACGCCGACGATGAGCACCTGGTGCAGTCCGTAGCCAAAGCTTGTGCCTCCGACTCCCGATCCGGTGGCAGCAAGCCATCGGCTAGGAACAGTCCCCGGGACTTCCCCTGTGCAGGAGACCTCTCTGATGTGGAGTTCG ATTCTTCTCTGTCAAATGCTTCAGGAGCAGAGAGTTTAGCCATCCAGCCACAGAAGCTTTTGATCTTGGACGCACGCTCCTATGCAGCCGCGGTGGCAAACCGAGCCAAAGGAGGAGGTTGTGAATGCCCAG AGTATTACCCAAACTGTGAAGTTGTTTTTATGGGGATGGCAAATATTCATTCAATTCGGAGGAGTTTTCAGTCTCTGCGTTTGCTGTGCACTCAGATGCCAGATCCGGGAAA TTGGCTCTCGGCTCTGGAGAGCACCAAGTGGCTCCACCACCTGTCTGTGCTGCTGAAGTCGGCgctcctggtggtgcacgccgtGGACCGCGACCAGCGGCCGGTGCTGGCGCACTGTTCCGACGGCTGGGACCGCACCCCCCAGATTGTGGCACTGGCGAAGCTCCTGCTGGACCCTTACTACCGAACCATAGAG GGTTTCCAGGTCCTCGTGGAGATGGAGTGGCTGGATTTTGGCCACAAGTTTGCTGACCGGTGTGGTCATGGGGAGAACTCGGATGATCTGAACGAGCGTTGCCCAGTGTTTTTGCAGTGGCTTGACTGTGTTCATCAGCTTCAAAGGCAATTTCCATGCTCTTTTGAGTTCAATGAAGCATTCCTT GTGAAACTGGTGCAGCATACCTATTCCTGCCTCTTTGGAACATTCCTGTGCAACAAcgccaaggagagaggagagaagcaCACTCAGGAGCGGACTTGTTCTGTGTGGTCACTGCTTCGGGCGGGCAACAAGGCTTTCAAAAACCTACTGTATTCCTCTCAGTCAGAGGCC GTGCTGTACCCTGTGTGCCACGTGCGCAACCTGATGCTGTGGAGTGCAGTGTACCTGCCCTGCCCGTCCCCGTCCACCCCCGTGGACGACAGCTGCGCGCCGTACCCAGCCCCAGGCTGCAGCCCTGACGATCCGCCCCTGAGTCG GCTACCAAAGACCAGATCATTTGACAATCTGACCACCGCCTGCGACAACACAGTGCCTCTGGCCAGCCGGCGCAGCAGTGACCCAAGCCTGAACGAGAAGTGGCAGGAGCACCGTCGCTCGCTGGAACTGAGCACCCTGGCCGGTCCTGGGGAGGAGCCTGTGGAGCCTGACAGCCTGGGGAAACCGACCAAAGTGCTGGGTGGTGCCGAGCTGTCTGTTGCGGCTGGAGTAGCTGAGGGGCAGATGGAGAACATTTTGCAAGAGGCCACCAAAGAGGAGAGTGGGGTAGAGGAGCCTGCCCACAGGGGGGTGCAGGAGGTCAAAGAGGAGGCTCTGTTGGAAGAGGGGAGCAGGGGTAAGAGCCCCGAGGGCTCAGCCCATGAACTTGATCAGCAGCCAGAGGTGGGGGAGGCTTCCCTAAGGAGTCATCCAGGCACTAGCCTTTCTGGGCTCTCGCAGGGTGTTCCTGAGCAGGGTGGGCACAGTGTTCTCCCCAGTTCTCTCCAGGAGCCCCCCAGGGAAGAGGGTTCCCAGGAGGTCCCTATGGAACCGTCTCAGATAGGAGCTACAgcagaggacagggaggaggcAGTCCTTCCTGTCTCAGCAGATGTGGCGGTTGACTCTGGTACCTCACAGTCAAGTTCTCTGCCCTCCCAAGTTTCATTTGAGACCAGAGGACCAAACATGGATGGGTCTGTGGACATGTTAATGGAAGataaagtgaagtcagacagcGGGCCCCAGGGCCATCATAGACCTGGCCCTGTCCACAGTGGCTGGCTCGGTGGCAAGGACGTGCTTCCTCCAGCCGTGGAGCCCAGGCCTGCAGAGAGGCCCCAACTGGGGCCTGTGGTGCACAGGACTTCCCCTGGCAGCGCCCGGAGCCCAGCGCATTCTCCTAGTGCCTTGCCTTTAGCCGAATGTAAGGAGGGGCTTGTGTGCAACGGTGCCCCAGAGACTGAAAATAAGGCCTCGGAGCAGCCCCCAGGGCTTAGTACCCTCCAGAAGTATCCCACCCCCAATGGACACTGCGCCAACGGGGAGACTGGGAGGAGCAAGGACTCCCTGAGCCGCCAGCTGTCGGCCACAAGCTGCAGCTCTGCCCACGTACACACGAGGAGCTTGCACCCCAAGTGGCTGCACGGACACTCGGGGAGACCGTCGGCCGCTGGCAGCCCTGAGCAGCCTTCCCGCAGCCACCTGGACGATGACGGCATGCCTGTGTACACGGACACGATCCAGCAGCGCCTGCGTCAGATTGAGTCGGGCCACCAGCAGGAAGTGGAGACCTTGAAGAAACAAGTCCAGGAGCTGAGGAGTCGCCTGGAGAGTCAGTACCTGACTAGCTCCCTGCGCTTCAACGGGGACTTTGGGGATGAAGTG ACTTCAATTCCCGACTCGGAAAGCAATCTGGATCAGAACTGTTTGTCTCGCTGCAGCACAGAGATTTTCTCTGAAGCCAGCTGGGAGCAGGTGGATAAACAGGACACGGAG ATGACCCGTTGGCTCCCTGACCACCTGGCCGCCCACTGCTACGCGTGCGACAGCGCCTTCTGGCTTGCCAGCCGGAAGCACCACTGCAG GGACACTGATCGTGTTGATCAAACGTG